Sequence from the Gemmatimonadota bacterium genome:
ACCTTCACGGAGGCGTTCTCGACCCGATCGCGGGTCTTGAACCACGAGGCCACCTTCGACGTGAGTCCCATCACGTTGAGGAAGAGGCCGCGCTCGGCCAGCATCGGCGGCAGCAGCGGGAAGCGGACGAGATACGAGGCGCCGATCAGCAGCCACCACGCGAAGACGATGACGATGAGGATGCCGAACCCCGACCAGAGGAGGAGCGGCAGTCGGGGGTGCAGGTCCCCGATCCGCGGGTCGAGGAGGAAGAGCCCGAGGGAGACGAAGCCGAGGGCGACGATCAGCGAGGTGATCGCCCAGGCGAAGAAGAGCGCCGGCGGCGCGTCGTAGTTGCCGCCGTTGGGCAGCGGCTCGCCATTCCACTTGTCCCACTCATGGCCGAGGCGACGATCGACGTCGATATGGATCAGTTCCGCACGCGGGGCAGTCATTGGGGGGGAAATCTCCGACCGAGCGGGTCGGAGTCAAGGGGACGGCCCAACTTCGACGCCACGCGCCGCGTCCTTGCGTACTTTTCGGGGATGCGAGCACTCCTTCGAACCGA
This genomic interval carries:
- a CDS encoding DUF116 domain-containing protein — encoded protein: MTAPRAELIHIDVDRRLGHEWDKWNGEPLPNGGNYDAPPALFFAWAITSLIVALGFVSLGLFLLDPRIGDLHPRLPLLLWSGFGILIVIVFAWWLLIGASYLVRFPLLPPMLAERGLFLNVMGLTSKVASWFKTRDRVENASVKVYNTLALLRTRKVGHGELLLLIPRCLSRVTLDTVLSMAGKYGVPVFVATRGQLARRVIRERRPRAVVAVACERDMVTGLHDVAGKVPVLGLTMTLPAGPCKDAALDYEMLEKYLQAFVG